The proteins below come from a single Cannabis sativa cultivar Pink pepper isolate KNU-18-1 chromosome 3, ASM2916894v1, whole genome shotgun sequence genomic window:
- the LOC115708652 gene encoding uncharacterized protein LOC115708652, whose amino-acid sequence MCSETSPPRLSFDRILCQDHPHNLQPRRDSAILELNCDFEFSINICSDQESSSADELFSHGVILPIQPRDRVSSTISFPSKKTQNREIPSLNSLPPLPWSEYQSKGEKLKEVSTSDYVVEQSNKPQSTKSFWGTFKRSNSLNHENKRSLLCSLPLLSRSNSTGSVSSTQKKTSSFKEVNKSNGTWQKQPLIPLVRSSSSSSSSSSSYSTMQKPPLKKNYGGGSYGNGVRIIPVLNVPPPYIPKGTAKLFGFGKDRKSKK is encoded by the coding sequence ATGTGTTCAGAAACTAGTCCACCTCGACTATCTTTCGATCGTATTTTATGTCAGGACCATCCCCACAATCTCCAACCAAGAAGAGACTCAGCAATTCTGGAGTTGAATTGTGACTTTGAATTCAGCATTAACATTTGTTCAGACCAAGAATCTTCATCAGCTGATGAGCTCTTCTCTCATGGAGTGATCCTTCCCATTCAGCCTCGTGACAGAGTTAGTAGTACTATcagttttccttcaaaaaaaactcaaaacagAGAAATCCCAAGTCTTAATTCtcttcctcctcttccttggtcTGAGTATCAATCAAAGGGAGAAAAGCTTAAGGAAGTTTCCACTTCTGATTATGTTGTGGAGCAGAGCAATAAGCCTCAGTCGACCAAGTCGTTTTGGGGAACATTCAAGAGAAGTAACAGCCTAAACCATGAGAACAAGAGAAGCTTGCTTTGTTCGTTGCCACTTCTTTCTAGAAGTAATTCAACTGGTTCGGTCTCATCAACTCAAAAGAAAACTTCCTCGTTTAAGGAGGTTAATAAGAGCAATGGTACTTGGCAAAAGCAGCCGTTGATTCCACTGGTGAGATCATCATCGtcctcatcttcatcatcatcttcgtATTCAACGATGCAAAAGCCACCTTTGAAGAAAAATTACGGAGGAGGGTCTTATGGAAATGGTGTAAGGATTATTCCAGTCTTAAATGTACCACCTCCCTACATTCCTAAAGGAACTGCAAAACTCTTTGGATTTGGTAAAGATAGAAAGAGTAAGAAATGA